One part of the Desulfonema ishimotonii genome encodes these proteins:
- the wecB gene encoding non-hydrolyzing UDP-N-acetylglucosamine 2-epimerase yields MAPLFHALKKKDWAEAVIAHTGQHYDLNMSDVFFHDRGLLPEPDLHLGAGSGSHAQQTGQVMIAYEKVLIEERPDIVIVVGEVNSTVAATLAAVKLGIKVAHLEAGLRSFDRTMPEEINRLETDTLADMLWTPSPDGDENLIREGTDPDKICRVGNIMIDSLEMLRDRIEHQNVHHEIGFKKRGYCLVTLHRPSNVDAPEILGSLCDLLERISQKSPLVFPVHPRTLKNLEQNNLISQLKSAEGIRLLEPLNYIRFMSLVFNCRFVITDSGGIQEETTHPGIPCLTLRPNTERPVTIEQGSNKLCRPDELESEVKNLFKDNIKQYRQIELWDGKTADRVVDSVKSLLNVSG; encoded by the coding sequence ATAGCGCCCCTCTTTCATGCTCTTAAAAAAAAGGATTGGGCAGAAGCGGTTATTGCCCATACCGGTCAGCACTATGATCTCAACATGTCCGATGTATTTTTCCATGACCGTGGTCTTCTTCCGGAACCGGATTTACACCTGGGAGCAGGCAGTGGATCCCACGCACAGCAGACCGGTCAGGTGATGATAGCATATGAAAAAGTGCTGATAGAAGAGCGCCCTGATATCGTTATCGTAGTGGGTGAGGTCAATTCTACTGTTGCGGCAACCCTGGCAGCAGTAAAACTGGGAATAAAGGTGGCGCATCTGGAAGCAGGCCTCCGTTCTTTTGATCGCACCATGCCTGAAGAGATTAACCGGCTGGAGACAGACACGCTGGCGGATATGCTTTGGACCCCGTCGCCTGACGGAGACGAGAATCTGATTCGCGAAGGAACTGACCCGGATAAAATTTGCCGGGTAGGCAATATCATGATCGACTCTCTTGAAATGCTGCGCGACAGGATTGAACATCAGAATGTTCACCATGAAATCGGCTTTAAAAAAAGGGGGTACTGTCTGGTTACTCTGCACAGGCCATCCAATGTGGATGCTCCTGAAATTCTTGGGTCTTTATGCGATTTACTGGAACGCATTTCTCAAAAAAGCCCTCTTGTATTTCCTGTTCATCCCAGAACACTTAAAAACCTTGAGCAGAATAACCTTATCTCCCAGCTTAAATCCGCCGAAGGAATCCGCCTTCTGGAACCTCTGAATTATATCCGCTTTATGAGCCTTGTTTTCAACTGCCGCTTTGTCATCACAGACTCAGGCGGAATCCAGGAGGAGACCACTCATCCTGGAATTCCCTGTCTGACGCTGCGTCCCAACACAGAACGTCCTGTCACCATTGAACAGGGAAGTAATAAATTATGCAGGCCGGATGAACTTGAATCAGAAGTGAAAAACCTGTTTAAAGATAATATTAAACAATATCGTCAGATTGAGCTTTGGGATGGCAAGACCGCAGACCGGGTGGTGGACTCTGTCAAATCTCTGCTGAACGTCTCCGGGTAA
- a CDS encoding discoidin domain-containing protein — protein MQKQNHVLSRSFHSYLIIFCSFIILALSAASAHSAEVTLEWDPNTESDLAGYKVYYGTASEDYQHHVDVGSYTGCTISGLEEDTTYYFAATAYGSGGYESGFSSEISQYIPISATDYSVIPWSQLSIVSSDSEELTGENGSAGNAIDGDPLTLWHTEWSQSTPEHPHEIVIDLGDVYVVGGFQYLPRQDGGTNGTVADYAFYVSTDGVAWNAPVAEGTFAADTAKKETGFSGKAGRYVRFVALSDINGGPWTTVAEINILGKVPADSDEDGITDDDEINVYGTDPEKADTDGDGINDGDELIFWGDNWDGDYDSDGIVNILDQDADGDGVSDGEETLVGTNPAYDDTPDQNYSVIPWSQLSIVSSDSEELTGENGSAGNAIDGDPLTLWHTEWSQSTPEHPHEIVIDLGDVYVVGGFQYLPRQDGGINGTVADYAFYVSTDGVTWNAPVAEGTFAADTAKKETGFSGKAGRYVRFVALSDINGGPWTTVAEINVLGAVPVYSTIPWSQLSIVSSDSEELTGENGSAGNAIDGDPLTLWHTEWSQSTPEHPHEIIIDLGDVCVVGGFQYLPRQDGGTNGIVADYAFYVSTDGVTWNAPVAEGTFAADTAKKETGFSGKAGRYVRFVALSDINGGPWTTLAEIDILGVVSHGNQ, from the coding sequence ATGCAAAAGCAAAACCACGTTTTATCGCGATCTTTTCACTCTTATCTTATTATTTTTTGTTCTTTTATAATCCTTGCGCTGTCCGCAGCGTCAGCACATTCGGCTGAGGTGACATTGGAGTGGGACCCCAATACCGAATCTGATCTTGCCGGATACAAAGTCTACTACGGAACGGCCAGCGAAGATTATCAGCATCATGTCGATGTGGGCAGCTATACCGGCTGCACCATCTCAGGTCTTGAAGAGGACACAACCTACTATTTTGCAGCAACCGCTTATGGTTCAGGTGGGTACGAAAGCGGTTTCTCATCTGAAATATCCCAGTATATCCCCATAAGTGCCACTGATTACAGTGTTATTCCCTGGTCGCAGTTGAGCATTGTATCTTCTGACAGTGAGGAGCTGACAGGTGAAAACGGATCTGCCGGAAATGCCATCGACGGAGATCCCCTTACTCTGTGGCACACCGAATGGTCTCAGAGTACTCCGGAGCATCCCCATGAAATCGTCATCGACCTGGGCGATGTTTATGTGGTGGGCGGATTTCAATATCTGCCGCGACAGGACGGCGGTACAAACGGGACTGTCGCCGATTACGCCTTCTATGTCAGCACGGACGGCGTTGCCTGGAATGCCCCCGTTGCCGAAGGGACCTTTGCCGCTGATACGGCGAAAAAAGAAACAGGCTTTTCAGGGAAGGCCGGCAGATATGTCCGCTTTGTGGCTTTATCCGATATTAACGGAGGGCCGTGGACGACCGTCGCTGAGATTAATATACTGGGAAAAGTGCCTGCCGATAGTGATGAAGACGGAATCACTGATGACGATGAGATAAATGTTTACGGAACGGATCCTGAAAAAGCAGACACCGACGGCGATGGCATCAATGATGGGGATGAGCTTATTTTTTGGGGGGACAATTGGGATGGAGATTATGATAGTGACGGCATAGTGAATATTCTGGATCAGGATGCCGATGGCGACGGTGTTTCAGACGGTGAAGAGACTCTGGTCGGAACAAATCCTGCGTATGACGATACTCCGGATCAGAATTACAGTGTTATTCCCTGGTCGCAGTTGAGCATTGTATCTTCTGACAGTGAGGAGCTGACAGGTGAAAACGGATCTGCCGGAAATGCCATCGACGGAGATCCCCTTACTCTGTGGCACACCGAATGGTCTCAGAGTACTCCGGAGCATCCCCATGAAATCGTCATCGACCTGGGCGATGTTTATGTGGTGGGCGGATTTCAATATCTGCCGCGACAGGACGGCGGTATAAACGGGACTGTCGCCGATTACGCCTTCTATGTCAGTACGGACGGCGTTACCTGGAATGCCCCCGTCGCCGAGGGAACCTTCGCCGCTGATACGGCGAAAAAAGAAACAGGCTTTTCAGGGAAGGCCGGCAGATATGTCCGCTTTGTGGCTTTATCCGATATTAACGGAGGGCCGTGGACGACCGTCGCTGAAATTAATGTTCTGGGGGCTGTACCTGTATACAGCACTATTCCCTGGTCGCAGTTGAGCATTGTATCTTCTGACAGTGAGGAGCTGACAGGTGAAAACGGATCTGCCGGAAATGCCATCGACGGAGATCCCCTTACTCTGTGGCACACCGAATGGTCTCAGAGTACTCCGGAGCATCCCCATGAAATCATCATCGACCTGGGCGATGTTTGTGTGGTAGGCGGATTTCAATATCTGCCGCGACAGGACGGCGGTACAAACGGGATTGTAGCCGATTACGCCTTCTATGTCAGCACGGACGGCGTTACCTGGAATGCCCCCGTTGCCGAGGGAACCTTTGCCGCTGATACGGCGAAAAAAGAAACAGGCTTTTCAGGGAAGGCCGGCAGATATGTCCGCTTTGTGGCTTTATCCGATATTAACGGAGGGCCGTGGACGACCCTTGCCGAAATTGATATTCTGGGCGTTGTGTCCCATGGTAATCAGTAA
- a CDS encoding FmdB family zinc ribbon protein produces MPIYEYECQKCGHRFERLMLSCDDPAPECPECHAPDVQKQMSSGAVRPHGIPKGSGGFTPPSKPCESGGG; encoded by the coding sequence ATGCCGATTTATGAATACGAGTGTCAGAAATGCGGGCACCGGTTTGAGCGCCTGATGCTGTCCTGTGACGACCCGGCTCCCGAATGCCCCGAGTGTCACGCCCCCGACGTACAGAAGCAGATGTCCTCCGGCGCGGTCCGGCCCCACGGCATCCCCAAAGGGTCGGGCGGGTTTACGCCGCCGTCCAAACCCTGTGAAAGCGGGGGGGGCTGA
- a CDS encoding glycosyltransferase, whose translation MNILQVNVTDITGGAARIAWYLFQKCGQRGHGSYFAVGRKTGNDSNTFEIPNYACRNLWAGTWSRLEKKFTKHNIRYLRGLARRLAIMGERRRWADRQKGIEDFNYPGTHHLLGLLHQHVDILHAHVLHSDYFNLKLLPEFTRRVPTVITLHDEWMMTGHCACTIGCERWKVGCGQCPDLTTYPPVKRDATAYNWFRKRKIYAKSRFYIATPSNWLMKKTKCSILNNAVIDSRVIPNGVDLSVFRPVAGQAARRTLNLPQDAWIMLFVAAGGHNNRFKDFATIKKAFLKFSAGSVRQKAILICLGGKGNDQRIGSNLIHFPDYVFDIKKVSLYYSASDLYIHGTRTDNFPNSILEALACGTPVIATRVGGIPEQIDEGVTGFLVPPHDSGAMASRIKQLQENKGLWQKMSAMASDSARKHFDLDRMADEYLSWYQEILKNKLRGDG comes from the coding sequence ATGAATATCCTGCAAGTCAATGTAACCGACATTACCGGCGGTGCGGCCCGGATTGCGTGGTATCTATTCCAAAAGTGCGGCCAGCGTGGTCATGGTTCGTATTTTGCCGTGGGACGAAAAACCGGTAATGATTCAAATACATTTGAAATCCCGAACTATGCCTGCCGAAATCTATGGGCCGGTACATGGAGCAGACTGGAAAAAAAATTTACGAAACATAATATTCGCTATTTACGAGGTTTAGCGCGCAGGCTGGCCATCATGGGGGAGCGTCGCCGTTGGGCAGATCGCCAAAAGGGTATTGAAGATTTCAACTATCCCGGGACACACCATTTGCTCGGTCTGTTACATCAGCACGTTGATATCCTCCATGCTCATGTTTTGCATTCCGACTATTTTAATCTCAAATTGTTACCTGAATTCACCCGCCGAGTCCCTACAGTGATTACATTACATGATGAATGGATGATGACCGGCCACTGTGCTTGCACAATTGGCTGTGAACGCTGGAAAGTCGGTTGCGGACAATGCCCTGATTTAACCACCTATCCCCCTGTCAAACGCGATGCTACCGCGTATAACTGGTTTAGAAAGCGAAAGATTTATGCAAAAAGCCGCTTTTATATTGCTACGCCCAGCAATTGGCTGATGAAGAAGACAAAATGTTCCATACTGAATAATGCTGTAATTGATTCGCGGGTGATTCCCAACGGTGTTGATCTCTCGGTATTCCGACCCGTTGCCGGGCAGGCTGCCCGGCGGACACTCAATTTGCCTCAAGATGCATGGATTATGCTCTTTGTGGCAGCCGGAGGCCATAACAACCGATTTAAGGATTTTGCCACCATAAAGAAGGCTTTTTTAAAATTTTCCGCCGGATCCGTCAGACAAAAAGCCATTTTAATCTGCCTCGGTGGCAAGGGAAACGACCAGAGAATTGGCTCAAACCTGATTCATTTTCCAGATTATGTATTTGATATCAAAAAAGTATCTCTGTATTATAGTGCCTCGGACCTCTATATACACGGAACCCGCACAGATAATTTTCCTAACAGTATATTGGAAGCTTTGGCCTGCGGTACCCCGGTAATAGCCACCAGAGTGGGGGGAATTCCCGAACAGATTGATGAAGGTGTAACCGGTTTTCTTGTTCCGCCCCATGACAGCGGAGCAATGGCGTCGCGCATAAAACAGCTTCAGGAAAATAAAGGGCTTTGGCAAAAAATGAGTGCTATGGCATCAGATTCCGCTAGGAAACATTTTGACCTTGACCGTATGGCCGACGAATATCTGTCTTGGTATCAGGAAATCTTGAAAAACAAGCTTCGCGGAGATGGATGA
- a CDS encoding glycosyltransferase family 2 protein, translated as MVKKRTKDFQRSEPSDHGMAGTRPLFSIITVVLNGEKYLEKTIKSVISQTVDNIELIVIDGGSVDNTIQLIIRYEEYISYWVSEPDKGIYDAMNKAIKVCRGNYLLFLNCGDYLLNFKVLENVIKYMRDVSPDILYSDIYTDGKNDRELLTTKIESDFDLYRKTICHQAVFASKQVFETIGEFNTLYKICADREWLLRAVKAHKFELSYMNTPTSVFDRHGVSSRQRIRLRLENMKINFIYFRPRFHSYLLKQIRNKILKILTNKLRYV; from the coding sequence ATGGTTAAAAAAAGGACAAAGGACTTTCAGAGATCAGAGCCATCTGATCACGGGATGGCGGGAACGCGGCCATTATTCAGTATCATCACTGTGGTGCTGAACGGAGAAAAATACTTAGAGAAAACCATTAAATCTGTTATCAGTCAGACCGTTGATAATATTGAACTGATCGTAATTGACGGCGGCTCTGTCGATAACACGATTCAACTTATCATAAGATATGAAGAATATATCTCTTACTGGGTAAGTGAGCCGGACAAAGGCATTTATGATGCAATGAACAAGGCAATTAAAGTATGCCGGGGAAACTATCTTTTATTTTTGAATTGCGGTGACTATTTGCTGAATTTTAAAGTTCTTGAGAACGTCATAAAATATATGCGGGACGTGTCACCTGATATACTGTACAGCGATATTTATACAGACGGCAAAAACGACAGGGAATTACTTACAACGAAAATAGAATCAGATTTTGATCTCTATAGAAAAACCATATGCCACCAGGCTGTATTTGCCTCGAAACAGGTTTTTGAGACTATTGGGGAGTTCAATACGTTATACAAAATCTGTGCTGACCGAGAATGGTTGTTACGAGCTGTCAAAGCCCATAAATTTGAGCTGAGTTACATGAATACACCGACAAGCGTTTTCGATCGTCACGGTGTGAGTTCCCGGCAGAGGATTCGTCTCCGGTTAGAAAATATGAAAATAAATTTTATCTACTTCAGGCCCCGATTTCACAGCTACCTGCTTAAACAAATTAGAAACAAGATATTGAAAATATTAACAAATAAACTGAGATATGTTTGA
- a CDS encoding right-handed parallel beta-helix repeat-containing protein — protein MNTDKFIRSVNIAMFIIVAALFISSTGWAATYYVSPQGNDATGDGSQISPWKSLSHACSRVKRFGDTIYINSGAYTDNNTCDLSVGVKIEGAGKELVSINTSAGTYINATSGMPVTDGSNQIFGISFYGTGSNTCMYSEGRSNQEIHDCYFKDFNTAVHILGKRPMRNNCSDNESETATYCEDDFRKSIQPSDTDWAEDVKVYNNTIINAKLNFKTIKRAKIHHNQIDNSASFKSGVGHTAFWWNNVEFYSNTITVQTVAWRTIALEVWMVENNTEFRDNRTNGWFSILLNPNGPNTPYSWKIVNNTFESNVVRGMESRAVDAALETCYHVKNVLIEGNYFVNTGSENTYKMAIGIWGHGENKNFIIRNNVIYNMDWTGVYIQSNDTTKPQFFDGDDIYFYNNVVEFESASDHYGVYIHDGAGDIDNVKVRNNIFMTAHRGAIVYPAGHSVSGVEFVNNDFYNGTGYVYDTGSGGFSMVSNNYTFKPDIQQTGSRPEYYYRAKDSNANIIDAGMDVGFSYSGGAPDIGAYEYFHLSPPKNIHLR, from the coding sequence ATGAATACAGACAAATTTATACGTAGCGTTAATATTGCCATGTTCATTATTGTGGCGGCATTGTTTATCTCTTCCACTGGCTGGGCAGCAACATATTATGTGAGTCCTCAGGGTAATGATGCTACAGGAGATGGCAGTCAGATCAGTCCCTGGAAAAGTCTCTCCCATGCGTGCAGCCGGGTTAAGCGTTTTGGTGATACTATTTACATTAATTCCGGTGCTTATACTGACAATAATACATGTGATCTCAGTGTCGGAGTGAAAATAGAAGGCGCGGGAAAGGAACTGGTTTCAATCAATACCAGCGCCGGAACATATATAAATGCAACCTCCGGTATGCCGGTTACAGACGGAAGTAATCAGATATTCGGAATATCATTTTACGGAACAGGTTCAAACACATGTATGTATTCCGAAGGCAGAAGCAACCAGGAGATACACGATTGTTATTTTAAAGATTTCAATACAGCTGTTCATATTCTGGGTAAGCGCCCGATGCGGAATAATTGCAGTGATAACGAATCTGAAACCGCTACTTATTGTGAAGATGATTTCAGAAAGAGTATTCAGCCGTCTGATACGGATTGGGCGGAAGATGTCAAAGTCTATAATAACACAATTATAAATGCGAAACTGAATTTTAAGACAATTAAGAGGGCTAAAATACACCATAACCAAATCGACAATTCAGCTTCTTTTAAAAGCGGGGTGGGACATACAGCGTTCTGGTGGAATAACGTCGAATTTTACAGCAACACAATCACAGTCCAGACTGTAGCATGGCGGACTATAGCGCTTGAGGTCTGGATGGTTGAAAATAATACTGAATTCCGTGATAACCGGACGAATGGATGGTTCTCAATACTTCTTAATCCGAATGGTCCCAATACGCCATACTCCTGGAAAATTGTCAACAATACGTTTGAGAGTAATGTGGTACGCGGTATGGAAAGCCGCGCTGTTGACGCTGCCCTGGAGACTTGTTATCATGTCAAAAATGTATTAATTGAGGGGAATTATTTTGTTAATACCGGCTCTGAAAATACCTATAAAATGGCGATAGGTATTTGGGGGCATGGAGAAAACAAAAATTTCATCATCAGAAATAACGTAATTTACAATATGGATTGGACCGGAGTATATATTCAATCCAATGACACTACGAAGCCTCAGTTTTTTGACGGAGATGATATCTACTTTTATAATAATGTCGTTGAATTTGAAAGTGCATCGGATCACTACGGAGTATATATACACGATGGCGCGGGGGACATAGATAATGTTAAAGTCAGAAACAATATCTTTATGACTGCCCACCGCGGTGCGATTGTTTACCCGGCAGGGCACAGTGTGAGTGGCGTTGAATTTGTGAATAATGATTTTTACAATGGCACGGGCTATGTGTATGATACGGGCAGCGGGGGGTTTTCGATGGTGAGTAACAATTATACCTTTAAGCCGGATATACAACAGACGGGATCACGCCCTGAATATTATTACAGAGCCAAAGATTCAAATGCTAACATTATCGATGCGGGAATGGACGTCGGGTTCTCTTATTCGGGGGGGGCTCCGGATATCGGGGCTTATGAATATTTCCATTTGTCTCCTCCGAAAAATATTCATCTGAGATAA
- a CDS encoding RNA-guided endonuclease InsQ/TnpB family protein, whose protein sequence is MDFVIRRSYKYRVYPAKAQISNPENQFSMCRHLYNRSLAERTDAYEKDGTAISYNQQQNSLPELKKERPWYKGVYSQVLQDVLRRLDKGYQAFFRRVRTGENPGFPKFRKRGQWNSITYPQYRKRPDSVITVPKIGRMRLVYHRKLPDDARVKTLTITREAGKWFACFPAELPFVAEPEQGLPDPLGIDLGLTDFFYASDGSHVPVPKHLRKKEKQLKRLQRRLAKAEKRSEKYHRLLRAVRKCHYRIKCRRSDFLHKTANDLLKKSGLIFYEDLRISDMMRRPKPKQDGDGKYLPNNASAKAGLNKSIADAGWGRFLEILKYKSRHSGKRTLAVPPQYTSQTCSACGEIVKKSLSVRTHRCACGFVANRDLNAALNILRIGMDTLQART, encoded by the coding sequence ATGGATTTCGTCATACGCCGTTCCTATAAATACAGGGTCTATCCCGCAAAGGCTCAGATTTCCAATCCGGAGAACCAGTTCTCCATGTGCCGCCATCTGTACAACCGGAGCCTTGCGGAACGGACTGATGCGTATGAAAAAGACGGTACGGCAATTTCTTACAATCAGCAGCAGAACAGCCTGCCGGAGCTGAAAAAAGAACGTCCCTGGTACAAGGGCGTGTATTCCCAGGTTCTTCAGGATGTCCTGAGAAGACTCGACAAAGGGTATCAGGCGTTTTTCCGCAGAGTAAGGACGGGTGAGAATCCCGGATTCCCGAAATTCAGAAAGCGGGGACAATGGAACAGCATCACCTACCCTCAGTACCGGAAGCGCCCGGACTCCGTTATCACCGTTCCGAAGATCGGCAGGATGAGACTTGTATATCACCGGAAACTGCCTGACGATGCCAGAGTTAAGACGCTGACAATTACGAGGGAGGCCGGTAAGTGGTTTGCCTGTTTCCCGGCAGAACTTCCGTTCGTTGCCGAGCCTGAACAGGGCCTGCCCGATCCTCTCGGGATTGATCTCGGCCTTACTGACTTTTTTTATGCCTCTGACGGCTCCCATGTTCCGGTTCCGAAGCATCTCAGAAAGAAAGAAAAGCAGTTAAAACGTTTGCAGCGAAGACTGGCAAAGGCAGAGAAGCGTTCAGAAAAATATCACAGACTTCTGAGGGCGGTTCGGAAGTGCCATTACCGGATAAAATGCCGGAGATCGGATTTTCTGCATAAGACAGCCAACGATCTTCTGAAAAAAAGCGGCCTGATCTTTTACGAAGATCTTCGGATCTCCGACATGATGCGAAGGCCGAAGCCGAAACAGGATGGGGACGGAAAATATCTTCCGAACAACGCCTCAGCCAAAGCCGGACTGAATAAATCCATAGCCGATGCGGGGTGGGGAAGATTCCTTGAAATTCTGAAATACAAGTCCCGGCATTCCGGTAAACGGACACTTGCCGTACCGCCGCAATATACATCACAGACCTGTTCCGCCTGCGGTGAGATTGTGAAAAAGTCTTTGTCTGTCCGTACTCACAGATGCGCCTGCGGATTCGTTGCCAACCGTGACCTCAATGCTGCTCTGAATATTCTGCGTATCGGGATGGATACGCTTCAGGCCCGGACCTGA
- a CDS encoding sigma-54-dependent transcriptional regulator, with protein sequence MCKILIIEQSLKCRASFEEALVPPYDLTFWPAGKNVTPHLQKKDYGIILLNFEQDDGVNFRRLKQIRQVSPYTPVVILSEVDKAEPAARAMRKGAADFLVTPFLNEKIRLAVQRALENRQMKNEIDYHRSKQDIVYDFDKIIARSNSMKQIIADLKKFSRTDSTILITGETGTGKSFLSGAVHFNSHRRDNPFIKINCANIPDNLLESELFGHEKGAFTGADKTRVGRLEQGRDGTVFLDEIGEINLSLQAKLLRVLEEKSFERVGGNRTIHSDVRIIAATNRDLEVQVAEGKFREDLFYRINILRILLPALRDRKACIEPLAQHLLEKTCRNLRKTIRGFSPDNVLDRFRAYSWPGNIRQLANTIERAAILEESPFIREENIILPEPVAEIPKTDSMSSVQTENFYSQEKEMIVKALEESLWVQKDAACLLGISPRALNYKIKKLGITHARWRKNR encoded by the coding sequence ATGTGCAAAATACTCATTATAGAACAGAGTTTGAAATGTCGGGCTTCTTTTGAAGAGGCCCTTGTACCCCCCTATGATCTCACTTTCTGGCCTGCGGGCAAAAATGTCACCCCTCATTTGCAAAAAAAAGATTACGGCATTATTTTGCTTAATTTTGAGCAGGATGATGGTGTGAACTTCCGCCGTCTGAAACAAATCCGGCAGGTCAGCCCGTACACGCCGGTCGTCATCCTCAGCGAGGTCGATAAGGCCGAACCGGCGGCAAGGGCGATGCGTAAAGGGGCCGCTGATTTTCTTGTAACACCCTTTTTAAATGAAAAAATCCGTCTGGCCGTTCAGCGTGCTCTGGAAAACCGGCAGATGAAAAATGAAATCGACTACCATAGAAGCAAGCAGGATATCGTTTACGATTTTGACAAAATTATCGCCCGCAGCAACTCCATGAAGCAGATTATCGCTGATTTGAAGAAATTTTCCAGAACCGATTCCACCATACTGATTACCGGAGAGACCGGGACCGGAAAAAGCTTTCTGTCCGGTGCGGTTCATTTTAACAGCCACCGCCGGGATAATCCTTTTATCAAGATCAACTGTGCCAATATCCCGGATAACCTCCTGGAGAGCGAGCTTTTCGGTCACGAAAAAGGCGCCTTTACCGGCGCGGACAAGACGCGGGTGGGCAGACTGGAACAGGGCAGAGACGGAACCGTATTTCTGGATGAAATCGGCGAGATAAACCTGTCGCTTCAGGCCAAGCTGCTGAGGGTTCTGGAGGAAAAATCGTTTGAACGGGTCGGGGGAAACCGGACCATTCATTCTGATGTCAGAATTATTGCCGCGACAAACAGAGATTTGGAGGTTCAGGTGGCAGAGGGCAAATTCCGGGAGGATCTTTTCTACCGCATCAATATCCTGAGAATACTCCTGCCTGCCCTCAGAGACCGGAAAGCGTGTATTGAACCGCTGGCCCAACATCTTCTGGAAAAAACCTGTCGCAATCTGAGGAAAACGATCAGGGGATTTTCACCGGACAATGTGCTGGACCGGTTCAGAGCCTATTCCTGGCCGGGCAATATCCGCCAGCTAGCCAATACGATTGAACGGGCCGCTATTCTTGAAGAATCCCCGTTTATCCGGGAAGAAAATATCATTCTGCCGGAACCCGTTGCCGAGATCCCCAAAACGGACAGCATGTCTTCTGTACAGACGGAAAACTTTTACAGTCAGGAAAAGGAGATGATTGTAAAAGCCCTGGAGGAGAGTCTGTGGGTGCAAAAAGATGCCGCCTGCCTGCTGGGGATCAGTCCGCGGGCCCTCAATTATAAGATAAAAAAGCTGGGAATCACCCACGCCCGCTGGAGAAAAAACAGATAG